One region of Acidobacteriota bacterium genomic DNA includes:
- a CDS encoding Crp/Fnr family transcriptional regulator: MSQISDHFSAELTEGLFAIGRRRSFGGGEHVFFEGDQATFLPIILAGKIKMVRYPEAGKEIIIGTFQAGEIFAIPPAMDGKRFPATAVAIENSSLLMVPRGEFLALMESSSEFSSLVLNRMCGILRDRADTVQILATPSAEQRVASIILRLTGEMNAGEVKKITHRRQDIAEMAGLSLETTIRTIRKLAERDI, from the coding sequence ATGAGTCAAATATCCGACCATTTTAGTGCCGAACTAACAGAAGGTCTCTTTGCTATTGGACGCAGACGTTCGTTCGGTGGCGGCGAGCACGTTTTTTTCGAGGGTGATCAGGCCACATTTTTACCGATCATATTGGCTGGAAAGATCAAAATGGTTCGCTATCCTGAGGCGGGTAAGGAGATCATCATTGGCACGTTTCAGGCTGGCGAGATATTCGCAATTCCGCCGGCGATGGACGGAAAGCGATTTCCCGCAACAGCCGTTGCAATCGAGAACAGCTCGCTTCTAATGGTCCCGCGGGGTGAGTTTCTTGCTTTAATGGAATCATCGTCCGAATTTTCTTCCCTGGTGCTTAACCGAATGTGCGGCATTCTCCGTGACCGTGCCGATACCGTTCAGATTTTGGCCACGCCATCCGCCGAGCAGCGTGTTGCGAGCATTATTTTGAGGCTTACGGGTGAAATGAATGCGGGCGAAGTTAAGAAGATCACCCATCGACGGCAAGATATAGCTGAGATGGCAGGGCTTTCGCTCGAGACCACGATCCGGACTATCCGAAAGCTCGCGGAAAGGGATATCTGA